One genomic segment of Scomber japonicus isolate fScoJap1 chromosome 23, fScoJap1.pri, whole genome shotgun sequence includes these proteins:
- the zbed4 gene encoding zinc finger BED domain-containing protein 4, translating to MDGEEEVSQMSEEMVTEPNGSLENKKREAKGTCLKIEGQDGYVFKSYSINPHDSADAKSCASSSITLDKDSPHSIDLSSQGDKQMESDIEKETDPASPTLSNKCVNTDTEENTENQKCENGNEASQHIKEESGDANGMEEETQDDERLAFGSSIGPFVTKDGDEYSNLLSGYTSTLYDVAMDAVTQSLLSSMRSHTNPRKKSPAWNHFCISPRDSTKAICLYCMKEFSRGKNEKDLSTSCLMRHVRRAHPTVLLQDGADTSANNLTSALASPLIPPSPNSPKNGDLTNSINTSASKNTSPSTSSAENADLSSKEVLPKVEPKLEPYANTDTVCSILSSSHSNENNLEDMSDGGPERLPGTPKSASSRRRSAVWKHFYLSPADNSKAVCIHCMNEFSRGKNGKDLGTSCLIRHMWRAHKEVVIEENGQGNHIPPPYTNPPSLLSRSQLQDPLEVKKESPLLPSSPETISDELPQSMEESMDIKEEPDEMMLLPGQEPSLNLSFGAQVEDTPLTSSPCDRSEGPSFNQDHSVFQQNKKIMKRVKSEVWHHFIVSPVDQLKALCRYCPCVISRGKRGDFGTSCLMRHLMRRHPDFLKNQKSTEDKESSPSPHTNLTATDAVSTKETESPAIQKKPQTLPVFSKKTSKLWNHFSISPADPTKVVCLHCSRTISRGKKTTNLGTSCLFRHMQRFHGHVLENNNTISGDVPSAEIHVKQELMDTTVYETEQTRERFDEHHPVAKKITKLIAEMLALDLQPSAVVENAGLNRLLEYLQPQYSLPPSSYFTSTAIPDMYERVKDVVLTHLKEAEGGVVHFTTSIWVSSQTREYLTLTAHWATYESSVRPQGQDFHCSALLSVSQIDCDHDMHDIPKQLEYLWDSWITSSGLKKGFTVTDNNTIRNTLEDHGHVTMQCFGHTIDLIVSEAIKSQRMVQNLLSIARKICERVHRSAKAKEKLAELQRAHQLPENQLIQDVPSKWKTSFFMLERLVEQKKAIDEMSIECNFREMISCDQWEVMLSVCNALKPFEVACREMNNRTATLGQVIPLIHILNRKIDLLFDETVGIDNMLKSLKEAMVSRMSATLHDPQYTWATMLDPRYKTSLFTEEEAERFKQDLIQELDLSSSTSVEEKSPLPNGCNEAPLSSANSHSNKDNLWSLMADIRQKIKHEEKPKSSELAVLEYLEEDILDQSCDPLDYWNLKKFLWPDLAKVAARYVGCPPSIIPAETLFSTASVNCALNQPRPLLENVEGMLFLKVNLPLIYFQY from the coding sequence ATGGACGGGGAGGAAGAGGTCTCTCAAATGAGCGAGGAGATGGTCACTGAACCTAATGGCTCCttagaaaacaagaaaagagaggcaaaagggaCATGCCTGAAAATTGAGGGCCAGGATGGCTACGTCTTCAAATCGTACAGCATTAACCCTCATGACTCTGCGGATGCAAAGTCATGTGCTTCTTCCTCAATAACACTGGATAAAGACTCTCCCCATTCTATTGATTTATCTTCTCAGGGTGACAAACAGATGGAGTCAGACATAGAAAAAGAGACTGATCCAGCTTCTCCCACTCTTTCAAACAAATGCGTAAACACTGATACTGAGGAAAATACAGAGAATCAAAAGTGTGAAAATGGCAATGAGGCAAGTCAACATATCAAAGAGGAGAGTGGGGATGCAAatgggatggaggaggaaaccCAGGATGATGAAAGGCTAGCATTTGGTAGCTCAATTGGCCCTTTTGTAACTAAAGATGGTGATGAGTACAGTAACTTACTTAGTGGATACACAAGCACCCTTTATGATGTCGCCATGGACGCTGTCACCCAGAGCCTTTTGTCATCTATGAGGAGTCACACCAACCCGAGGAAAAAATCTCCTGCATGGAATCACTTCTGCATATCACCACGAGACAGTACCAAAGCAATCTGTTTATACTGCATGAAAGAGTTCAGTCGGGGGAAGAATGAGAAAGACCTCAGTACAAGTTGTTTAATGAGGCATGTACGAAGGGCTCACCCCACTGTGCTTTTACAAGACGGAGCAGACACATCCGCAAACAATCTGACTAGCGCCCTTGCCTCACCTTTGATACCTCCTTCCCCAAACTCACCAAAAAACGGAGACTTGACAAATAGCATTAATACTTCTGCCTCAAAGAACACTTCACCGTCCACCTCCTCAGCTGAAAATGCAGACCTGTCATCCAAAGAAGTGTTACCCAAAGTCGAACCAAAACTAGAACCGTATGCCAACACTGACACTGTTTGCAGCATACTCTCATCCTCACATTCCAATGAAAACAACCTTGAAGACATGTCAGACGGGGGGCCCGAGCGCCTTCCCGGAACCCCAAAAAGTGCTAGTTCCCGCCGTAGATCAGCTGTATGGAAACACTTCTACCTTTCACCTGCTGACAATTCCAAAGCAGTATGTATCCATTGCATGAATGAATTCAGTAGAGGTAAAAATGGAAAAGATCTTGGGACAAGCTGTCTTATTCGTCACATGTGGAGGGCCCACAAAGAGGTTGTCATTGAGGAAAATGGACAGGGAAATCACATTCCCCCACCCTACACAAACCCGCCCTCACTGTTGTCACGATCACAGCTACAGGACCCActggaagtaaagaaagaatcaccccttcttccatcctcacCAGAAACTATATCAGATGAATTGCCCCAAAGCATGGAGGAGAGTATGGATATAAAGGAGGAACCAGATGAGATGATGCTTCTCCCAGGGCAGGAGCCCTCACTCAATCTCTCCTTCGGGGCTCAGGTGGAGGATACACCCTTAACTTCATCGCCATGTGATCGCTCTGAGGGTCCCAGCTTCAATCAGGATCATTCAGTTTTCCAGCAAAACAAGAAGATCATGAAACGGGTGAAATCTGAGGTTTGGCACCATTTCATTGTGTCACCAGTTGACCAGTTAAAAGCCCTGTGCCGTTACTGTCCATGTGTCATCAGTCGGGGGAAACGGGGTGACTTTGGTACAAGCTGCCTGATGAGGCACCTCATGAGACGCCACCCAGACTTCctcaaaaaccaaaaaagcACAGAAGACAAGGAGTCCTCTCCTAGTCCCCATACCAACCTCACCGCAACAGACGCAGTTTCAACCAAAGAAACTGAAAGCCCTGCCATTCAGAAAAAGCCACAAACCTTGCCTGTTTTCAGTAAAAAGACGTCAAAACTGTGGAACCATTTCTCCATCTCACCTGCTGACCCCACAAAGGTGGTTTGTTTGCACTGTAGCCGCACAATTAGCAGAGGCAAAAAGACTACAAACCTCGGCACAAGCTGCCTCTTCAGGCACATGCAGAGGTTTCATGGACATGTTcttgaaaataataatactatctCAGGTGATGTGCCATCTGCAGAGATTCATGTCAAACAAGAGCTCATGGATACTACTGTGTATGAAACAGAGCAGACCCGTGAGAGGTTCGATGAACACCACCCGGTTgccaaaaaaatcaccaaactTATCGCAGAAATGCTCGCACTGGATCTTCAGCCATCAGCTGTGGTGGAGAATGCTGGACTGAACAGACTACTTGAGTACCTCCAGCCTCAGTATTCTCTACCACCTTCTTCTTATTTTACCAGCACTGCCATACCAGATATGTACGAAAGGGTTAAGGATGTTGTGCTGACACATCTAAAAGAGGCTGAAGGTGGTGTTGTCCACTTCACGACTAGTATTTGGGTCAGTAGCCAGACAAGGGAATACCTGACCCTCACAGCCCACTGGGCGACGTACGAGTCAAGTGTCAGACCCCAGGGTCAGGACtttcactgctctgctctcctcaGTGTCTCACAAATAGACTGTGATCACGATATGCATGACATCCCAAAACAGCTAGAGTATCTGTGGGATTCTTGGATCACCTCATCAGGGCTGAAAAAGGGGTTCACTGTAACTGATAACAACACCATAAGAAACACCTTGGAGGACCATGGCCATGTCACCATGCAGTGTTTCGGACACACTATAGACCTCATTGTTAGCGAAGCCATAAAGAGCCAGAGAATGGTTCAGAACCTTCTGAGTATTGCACGAAAGATCTGTGAACGCGTGCACCGCTCGGCAAAGGCCAAGGAGAAGCTGGCTGAGCTCCAGAGGGCCCACCAGCTGCCAGAGAACCAGCTGATCCAGGATGTTCCTTCCAAATGGAAGACCTCCTTTTTCATGCTGGAGCGCCTGGTGGAGCAGAAGAAAGCCATCGACGAGATGTCGATCGAGTGCAATTTCAGGGAAATGATCAGTTGCGATCAGTGGGAGGTGATGCTGTCGGTCTGCAATGCACTGAAACCTTTCGAAGTCGCCTGCAGGGAGATGAACAATCGCACTGCCACTCTGGGACAAGTGATACCACTCATTCACATCCTCAACAGAAAGATCGACCTGCTGTTTGATGAGACCGTGGGCATAGACAACATGCTCAAGTCTCTAAAAGAAGCCATGGTGAGCAGGATGTCCGCAACTTTGCACGACCCACAGTACACTTGGGCCACCATGCTGGACCCACGATACAAGACTTCATTATTCacagaggaagaagcagagCGATTTAAACAAGACCTAATCCAGGAGTTGGACTTGTCCTCTTCTACCTCAGTTGAAGAAAAGTCTCCGCTGCCCAACGGCTGCAACGAGGCCCCTTTGTCATCCGCCAACTCCCATTCAAACAAAGACAACCTCTGGTCCCTGATGGCTGACATCagacaaaagataaaacacGAGGAGAAGCCAAAGTCTTCAGAGCTGGCAGTGCTGGAGTACCTTGAGGAAGACATACTTGATCAAAGCTGTGACCCCCTCGACTACTGGAACCTGAAAAAGTTCCTGTGGCCCGATCTTGCCAAAGTAGCCGCCCGTTACGTGGGTTGCCCCCCCAGCATCATCCCAGCAGAGACACTGTTCAGCACAGCTAGCGTCAACTGTGCCCTAAATCAGCCCAGGCCTTTACTGGAGAACGTGGAGGGTATGCTGTTCCTCAAGGTCAACCTCCCTCTGATTTATTTTCAGTACTGA